In Amphiprion ocellaris isolate individual 3 ecotype Okinawa chromosome 2, ASM2253959v1, whole genome shotgun sequence, the genomic stretch TTATGTACTTTGCTGCCTATTTATTATCCAAACTGTGTTTACTGGCCATGCAATTTGTTTGCAACCTTGGTACTGGCACAGCTGGCATTAAACAGACTAAAATTATGTGTAATTAAGTAATCAACTGTTGGTTCTCCAAGAACCTGTGAGAAGTTCCAGTAATACATTACTTGGTCATTTACCAACATTATTAAAAAGGCTGTAAGCTCTTACTGACTTGTCATTGTTAATATGTTGCAGggttgtgctgctgctgctgtcttcaggaTACATTGGTTTGCGTATCGTAGCCCTGGAGGAACAGCTGACATCCCTAGGTGCACTGCCAGAGTTCACCTTACAGAGCGAGTAAGATGTCTTTCACTTGTGATTTCAGTCTTTTGTTGTTCTCTGCTGAGCAGTTCATATGTTGCATAACAACCACCTTGCAATTAAAGCTAAGTTGAGGAAACTTATTTTTACCCACAACACCTGCCATATCATCTGATCTCTACACTCATCAATGATTCTGCACTAATAGGCACACCATGCCAGCAACTGTAACATTTTAACAAAAGTTAGGAGGAtgttgtaaaacacaaaatcatacATTGATTTTGCAATGTTGTGACTGGGCGTGTTTGCATAATATGCGCTAATCCAGTTGATCTACATTGATGTTCATTTTGATCAAGTGTTTACTCAGTTACACATTTGGTTTTGTTCTCCTTCAAGGAAACGGGGAAATTAATTCCTGTGAAGGGTGTAGCCTGACTACTAAGCAACTAAGTAGTTGAATGTTGTTCCTTTGCTGTGGCTACACCACTCAACTGCTTCCCTCTCTTTTCACAggtaccacaaagacacatagcCAAACACTCGGTGACTGAAGGAGAGAACGGTTGACTTATGATTGGAAGATTATTTTGGCCTCTTCCCAGCAGAACCCGGCGGGGGATAACTAATGTACTGAGACTGTGGTCTCAACATGGCCTGTTCTGTTACGTTGAGGAAGAGTGGCCAACCTGTGCAATTTCAGAAACAACTTGTTGACTTGAAGGGCTAGACTTCCTCCCAGTGCAGTAAACTAAAGGACATGCCATGACCAGTCTCATAGAGCCAAGCCAAAATGTATGCACACTGCCTGGCTGCAGTGTGTCTGTTGTTCAAACCAAAGCCAAATGGCTCTAACACAGCAAGGTGCCACACTGGCCAAATTGATGGCCACTTTCTTGGCAGAAACTGTTCCACATCTGTGAACTTATGTTGTCCATGGTCCTCTTCTACCTGAGCATGCAGTCTGAACAGGGCTTTACCAATCAGCATTAGCCTGCTGTAGTGCTTATTTTTGCACCTCAGCTCCAGAGACATAATGCTATGCATAGCCAAAGATGCACACAGTGCACGTCTTTTGCATGAGTGCACAGAGATGACTTAAAAGATTTTTCTGTCTCATATTTACCCCTCCATCTCTCATCAGTATGTTCAAGCCTGTCTTGatctttaaattcattttttgtgGTACTTATCTTCAAATTCCTAATCAGCTGTGGGTTGAAATGATGACGTCTGTAATTTCAAGTTCAGATCAGCCCATAGGGGCTAGATACTTTCCTGATGGTCTTatactttctctctttctccaatCAGTAATGATTGCAGTATTACTTTCCTCGTCTTTGGCATGATTTAAACCTGTTTAATGATCAATGCTCAGAGGTTATTTTCTCTCCAGTCTCTACTGGATGAATGAATCATCAATGCACAAATACTTAGTACAATAGGAAATGAGGAGATTGTCTCAGAGGCATAGACATGTTTTTGTGTACAACTTTTCTATGACTTCGGTCTTCAAGAGTAGATTTAAAATCTGTCTTGTTGAAGTACTGTCTACTAGAAAAATGACCATCTCGTGTTAGTACAAACCTCTGTCTGTTTGACAGGCCTCTTGAGGACCAAGTGGcatttctagatttttttccaggTTATTTAAAGTAGCACCAATAATGTATTTCTAATGTTCATGTATGTGTCTGCAATATCGACACTTGACTGATACTGTATATGCATTCTTACTCTTACCACCTGAAGAGGAGAATTTAGAACCACACTTGCTGTACAGTCCGAGttttaaacagcaaaacaagTGGTCCCAAAAAGATATTTCAATATGCAACAAATTATTATGCATGGCAAAATGTAATTTATCtttgtgtgcagtttttaaGTGGAGCTTGACGTTTGTGGGAAAGAAATTGTgtaaggaaacaaaaaaaaaaaaagatgtgagtGAAAGAAATAGCTCAAGTGAGCGAGCgcactttaaaaaatgtgttgtgcCTGTCACAATCCAAGACATGGATTTAGGAAAAAATGGCAAAGCTGACGTTCTGTGGTATCTGACGGTGCTAagacctttttttaaattgttttcacTCAGGGGTGGTGGGTGCTACCTGCCAAGTGGTTTTAGGTTGTCAACTTTTTCGTTTCATTTCAAAGTCTTGTGCTCATGATAGGTTTCATGTTCTGTACATCGTTGGTggtttctctgtctctttgagAAACACCGTTTTTCATTGAGTTCACTTGACTTTACTAATTGATCCGACTGTATTGAGCTTCTCAGAATGcttgcttttttccttttcccccTCTTATGACCTTTTTAAATCAACCTAACGACACATATCCATGATTTAACATCACCCTCATTGTGGAAGCTCTTCTTGGCGAGTTGTAGTGAAGGAGAGTCAGGAGagttaattttaatatttagcaaAGGTTTTTGTCATCATGCCATATACAGTACTGTCAGTTCTTATAACCTCCCACCAGGGAGCAGCACACGCAATAACTGTCCTTAAACAGACTCAATTCAAGAATCCTAATGAGGGCagaatttgtgtgattttgcacTATTCAAAGTGTTGTAAAtaattttgtatcatttgttaATGTCCTTAATTCGACTATGGTcctatatatatttatttgcattCTGTGTAATTCAAAGTAGTCTCTGTGAGATGGCTTTGCTattgttcaaaataaaacaagtattTCGAAGTAAATAATCTCCTGTGTGTTTGCCCCTTTACTGTTTCTACACAAGGCTCAATAAAGTGGATGGAAATGTACTTCCTGACGTTTGGGAGTGGCAAAGACAAATGGAAAAGTATTAAATCAATCACCGTGCATACCTTAGATCCACTTGGATTTCACGCCAGTGTTACAAGGAATTTGGCTCAgttgctgcctcctgctctgcttttGTCAGGACATGTATAGAGAGTGTCTCAGAATATATTACATAAAATAAGCATGTGGAAAGCTTCAGCATGGATACATAGTTACTATACAGTGTTTAAAATGAGGATTATACATGGCTGAACCAAACCCCATTAGGGTTTTAAATATCAAAGAGTGATAAACTACAAAAGCACTGAAATTCATCTGTAACGCAGACTGAAatctggggggggggggagcaTGTGTGCTGAATAGGTTTAAGCctaaaaacatgtttgcattTGGTGATGGTAAAAGGCTGAATTATGTATTGCtgctgtgaaggaaaaattactctttccCCTTATTGAGGTGTTTCCTCATAGCTGTTAGCTGAAGACATCCCGGAATATCATGCAGGTTGCATCTGTCAACTCCAGTCACCTTAAATCAAGTTGTAGATCCTATAAATCACCTCAAATTATCCTCCAAGTTATCACCTCTGACCCCTGTTCCTATTTGCTTCTCCCAAACTGAGGCTAGGAGCACATTCAGGCCTTCTCTGTCTGACCCTGAGAAAGGCAGATGCTGCAAAAGAAGATacatgagagagaaagacaaatgcggtaataaaaacatttgtctCCATATTCGTCCGTAATCTAAATATAGCATTCCTCCCAACTCAGTATATACCCAAGGttgaagagaatcctcagaattgATACTGCCAGTGCTCACGTCACTATGCTGCTCGTtgtatcacttctcctgatatcagtaaaccttattctcaacataagccatctgagtctccagagtgtctctgaATCTGCCTCCTCGTTCCTCTCTTGACATCGCATAATTCCCTAACGGCTATTCCTGTTTAACTTTAGAATGGTCTTGATTTGTTTATGTTGCTTATGACTCAGTATCTGGGGCAAGTAAGCTGTTTAATGCAGCGTTAAAGAAGACAAATGGTTGCCAACTTTTAGTGATACAATAACCAGAATcatcaaatattacatttactgAAACTTGATAACTCACTGAAAGCCTGAATGACTTAACCACTTTGTGACAGAGAAACTTCGCCTGCATCCGTAGTCTCGCAATCATAATGCCTCATATATATGTGGCATAAGAACACCATCTAGTGGAGAATCACTTGCATACAGATATAGCAGTGAAATGCCACATTTAAGGTGGTTTTAATCCTAAAGAGTGCATTCACCTTCAGTCATAGCTTGCATGTTGTTTCCTACATTCTGTTAGGTCAAAAGTAGTTTAATGACTAaaggtaaacaaaaaaaaaaaaaaaaaaaaagcgctgTACTTGACACACATTTGGTGAAATGCCAAAGCAAAACACTATCTAAAAGTTGGGGTCAAgatacaaaaggaaaaaaaagtgttaaaagtgaaacaaggttgcagtgaaaccacagaGGTATCTATGATTTCTATTTATTCCATTCTAGGTACTCAAAGCAGCAGTGACATCCATTGCAACAGTCTTAGGGCTAAACACTGTCTTCATCTTGTTCAGGTGTCCTGGTTATTTGAAGGAGCAGGTTCTGCAGTGGTCCGCTGGTAAGCACAGAGCTGGAACACACCTAAAAGGAAATGAcacaagtttttatttttgacatgaatGTACATACAGTAATctccaaatgaaactgaatcCATGACTGGTGTGTggattaaaacatatttaaatgttcTCGAGAAAGGAAAGCATGTAAAAGCATGGATCATTGCTAGTTAGGAATAATTGGAACTAAAGCAGGACATTTTCAGATCCTACACATAGtggttttaaatatttagatttcaGTACAAGATTAACCAGGAACGTTTTCTAATTTGGCTTATTTCAGAAACAATTGGTTTCAAGGAGAGCCAGAAGAAGCTACttagtttatttatatgcaTTTAGGCTGCTTTGAAATCACTTTATCTGAGATATATGGCAGCTCTTCAACAAAACTGATGTTTGACAGAAAAGAAATGTACACTAACTCCTGCAGACACTTGAAGTTCTCTTACTTCACTGTCCAGAGAGCAAAAAGTGTCTTAAGTGGGTAAATAATGACCAGAAAAACTGTGCTATCTTACATCTTCTGCTTCTTATACAGGCTGTTGACAGTATTTGCAGTCCTTGAATTTCCATCACAATAAACATAACTGTACCTGCAGCAAAAGCCAGAATGATGGCCACCCAGCCCAAGATGTAGGACCAGGAGAAGCGCCAGTCCAAGAAGCGTTTGCCAAAGAAGGTGACAGTCACTCCAGTGTAGATTGCCAAAGCCAGCAGTGCAAGAAAACCTGAGAATAGAGAATAAACATGAGCACACAGAAAGAGATGCACGTTTCCTGTGAGTCCTCTTAAATGAttccacacatttaaaaaaataaatcatatgtATAGgctaggggctgcacagtggcggaTGATGGATTGATGTATAAGCTACCAGAAAATAAATTGAATATGATTGTCTCACCGTTAACGTCATACAACACGGAAGTGTTGCGTTTAAAGTGTATAATGTTGTGCTTTACAGGTTGCAACACGTTTCTCGTTACAATTTAAGTGACCTCAAATCAGCTCTTAGCGACAGTGGAAAATGCTCCAGACAGGAAGAGCAGCCTAAAGCAGCAGGATCATATTTTCTACCCGTGACACGCTGTGTTACCTGACAGCACCAGGGCGATGCCACCTGTGCGGACCCGCCGGTTCTTGGTGCCGTTGGTGAAGGCGCTCAGGCCGAGCACCACACCGGCGAAACAGCTCAGCACCGCCAGCAGCATGAAGGCCCGTGTTGCATCCCAGAAGGCTGGACACAAAAAAGGTCAGAAATATGTCCATTTTAGTGAATATACAGAGACTTACTCCAGCCACACTTTGCATAAGCACCTATTAGCATGCATCCAAGTCAAAGAGGAACAGTTGGTTTGTGTTGTCGACGAAAACGTCCGAAACTTGGTTGGAATACTAAATCTACCGCTGTCAGGACGGacggtttttttttgttgttattgtttgtttgttgttgtttttttacacgaTGCCACCAAATGTTCGTACGAAAAtgtctgaaagcacaaaaagaaaaatagtttaaaCCGCTTGTTTAAGTTACTGTTTGCTAATCCGTTGGGACGCCATCTTGATTTTGATTTGACGCAGTTTgtgaaaatggtcaaaaatctTTAGCATTCAGTGGACTGTATATTTCTTATCCAACTGACAAAATAGTATTtgacatctgtaaaatatctaCCGAGTCTTTCATCTTTGTTTAATTAACTTTCTGAGAAACCAGTGTGCACCTTATTAACATGTTTAATTCAAATTGGGGCTAAATTTGGGCAAACCTTTACACAAATGGCGAATTTGCTAGAAACGCTAATAGTCATGAGCTACAGTATGTAACTCAGTATGGTTTTCTTCCAGTGTGGACAGTAACTAGGTACTGTATTTTAGTATGATTTGAGGTACTTGTCTTTTCACTTTATGCTACATTTTTCCCCAAAAgatattgttgtgttttcagctccactacatttatttcacagttttaattaTTGGTTGATTGTACAATGAAGACTGTACACTACGGATTATATAATTAATATTGAAAACACAGTACATTGTTCAACATTACACCTTTGATTTCCTGTCCTTTAGCTTCCTGATGCTGTACAAAACACAGTCTTTAGTCAGAGTCACATTTTTGGAAGTCTGGGTTGTTCTTAGCTCTACTAATGAGAGATTTATTCCTCTAAACCTCTGTTTTGTTCCATATGGAAATTCTTGgaattgcaaaaaaaagagagaaaacagactctaaaattgctttttcttctttcatccACAGTTAATCATTTGAAGACCCCTCAGTTTTATTTGGTGCCCTAGTATATAAAACTATATGAAGTAATTAAAACTAGCTCCATCTGCAGTAACTGCAACAGTAGCATGCTGTTTCACATTGATGCATCAGTATTAATTGTCCAGTGATTTAATGCATACTTATCAGCCATAACATGGAAACCACTGACAGCAGAGGTAAATAACACCGGTTATCTTGTTGCAATGGCACCGGTCAAGAGTTAGGATATATTCGGCAGCATTAAGCACCGTAATATATCTTCAAAAGGTTTTGGTAGGTGTACCCGGTGTGCAGCAATTAGTGTCTGCAAAAAATAGTCCAAGGTAGGACAACTGGCAAACCAATAACTGGGTCATGGAGGCCCAAAGCTCAGCGATGAAAATGGAGAGCATTACTAGCCTGTGTGGTCTGATCATACACAAAAATTACTGTGGCGcaaactgctgaaaaccttAAAGCAGactagaaaggtgtcagaacatACTTTACATTGCAAGTTGCTGCATAGCCACAGACTAGTCAAAATGCCTGTACTGACCTCTGTTCCCTGCCAAAAACAACGACAGCAGGCATATGAATGTTAGAACAGGACCATGGAGCAATAGAGCAGGTGGCTGGTTATgataaatcatgttttcttttatgcaCAGCTGGATGCTTGTGCCTTATTTACCAGGGGAAAAAACGTAAGCAGGATGTACTGTGGGAAGCTGCCACCTATCTAAACCTTGTTGCAGACTCTGTAAGTTCCTGGCAGAGACCTCTTTTAGCAGGATAGTGCTCACTGCCACGCTGCAAACACTGGTCAGGTATGGTTTGAGGAGGAGTTTAAGATGTTGATGTAGCCTCCatattccccagatctcaaccgattgagcatctctgggatgtgctggaaaaacaagtctgatctATTGAGGTTCCACCATTTAACTTTCAGGACGTAAAGGATTTACTGCGAACATCTTGGTGCCTGATagcacaggacaccttcagaggtttTGTGGAGTTTGGGCATCAGTGGGTCAGACCTGTTTTCGCAGCACAATGGGGACCTTCActatattaggcaggtggtcttCATGTTCAGACTGATTAATAATATATGTCAGACAGATCAAACCAGTACTTCTACTTTAATACTTGAACTACATTTTACTGCTAAAACATATACTTTTCCTTAACTAGGATTTTCATGCAGTCATTTTACTTGTAATGGGCTATTTTTACATTGCTGTCAGTAGACGATATGGATACTTCCTCCACCACTGGTTTTCCTTCATCCATTTATTCGATTTTACCAGATGAACATTTATTATACTGTGTTGTTTTGGTTatagttttaaagattttcGTCCAGTTGAACATGGCTACATTTCAAAATTTGACCACAAAGTATTAGCTTGCATCCAAAACAACCCTTTTTCTCTGTTAAATGCCACATCTGAAGTACTTACCTACAGTTATGGTGTGAGCATGACATTTGTGGTTGATACAGAACCTCCAAAGGCCCTGATTGGCCAAGCTACCCGAGTATCGATATTGCATCCAGAAGTCCGTTGCCGTAGAAACAATGAGAAGCACGAGGGCGGCCACGCCACAGAGCGTGCCTCCTCCTGCTAAAGTATACAGCATCGTGGAGAAGCCCGGGAAAACGCTGTCCATCTAAACATTCAACAACTGTTCAGGAAAGACAGGACAGAATGGAGAAGGTACATCATTTAAAGCTCATTcatatgaatg encodes the following:
- the lim2.2 gene encoding lens intrinsic membrane protein 2.2, yielding MDSVFPGFSTMLYTLAGGGTLCGVAALVLLIVSTATDFWMQYRYSGSLANQGLWRFCINHKCHAHTITVAFWDATRAFMLLAVLSCFAGVVLGLSAFTNGTKNRRVRTGGIALVLSGFLALLALAIYTGVTVTFFGKRFLDWRFSWSYILGWVAIILAFAAGVFQLCAYQRTTAEPAPSNNQDT